One window of Trifolium pratense cultivar HEN17-A07 linkage group LG5, ARS_RC_1.1, whole genome shotgun sequence genomic DNA carries:
- the LOC123885229 gene encoding F-box protein At4g22280-like, producing MSNSATERRKKLKFSEIETRDRLSDLSDCVILHILLFLNANDAVRTCVLSSRWKNLWKLLPELTLHSTGFQTCKIFTNFVSSTLSLRDPSIPLQALDFNLAKATGLLEPCILNMIVNYAISHNIRRLGLCFYSDFAKIPDTIFSCQTLTHLKLAIFPRRGHKTRFPESSNLPALTILQLENLKFCAGDNGRAAEPFSTLNKLKSLLISNCTVYGTGTLCISSATLVNLTLHNQFSNFYTIDLRTPSLCTFAFTGTPYQELSGSDVSSLEHVEIYAEIIRYQREPPLILFNWLREFRNIKSLTVSATTLRILYLIPNLLKINFPSLGNLESLRVKMEPFSDEFRMTLCHVMLRKAKSKKESANLRRTFREGLEPSSLIPDGIMDFLLQNSPTAKVDFIDCSRKPRRPTHL from the exons ATGTCAAATTCCGCTACTGAGAGAAGGAAGAAACTTAAATTCAGCGAAATTGAAACTAGAGACAGACTCAGCGATTTATCCGATTGTGTTATTCTTCACATACTCTTGTTTTTGAACGCCAACGACGCCGTTCGAACTTGCGTTCTTTCTTCCAGATGGAAGAATCTCTGGAAACTACTTCCTGAACTTACATTGCATTCTACAGGCTTTCAAACTTGCAAGATATTCACGAATTTCGTGTCTAGCACTTTATCTCTTCGCGATCCTTCTATCCCATTGCAGGCTCTTGATTTTAACCTTGCTAAAGCTACTGGTTTATTGGAGCCTTGCATACTCAACATGATTGTGAATTATGCTATTTCACACAATATCCGGCGGTTAGGACTTTGTTTCTACAGTGACTTTGCAAAAATTCCGGATACCATATTTTCATGTCAGACTTTAACACATTTGAAGCTTGCTATTTTCCCTCGTCGAGGTCATAAAACACGATTTCCGGAATCTTCAAATTTACCGGCATTAACTATATTACAGCTAgagaatttgaaattttgtgCTGGGGATAATGGTCGTGCTGCTGAACCATTTTCGACTCTTAACAAGTTGAAAAGTTTGCTCATTTCCAATTGTACTGTGTACGGTACAGGAACCCTTTGCATATCAAGTGCTACTCTTGTCAATTTAACTCTGCATAATCAGTTTTCCAACTTTTACACAATTGATCTACGTACTCCAAGTCTTTGTACGTTTGCATTTACCGGTACTCCTTATCAGGAACTCTCTGGGAGCGATGTTTCTTCTCTTGAACATGTAGAAATTTATGCAGAAATAATTAGATATCAAAGGGAGCCTCCTTTGATTCTATTCAACTGGCTGCGAGAGTTTCggaatataaaatcattgacaGTCTCTGCAACTACTCTTCGG ATTCTCTACTTAATTCCCAATCTGTTGAAGATTAATTTCCCTTCATTGGGTAACTTGGAGTCATTGAGAGTGAAAATGGAACCATTTTCGGATGAATTTCGCATGACATTGTGCCATGTCATGTTAAGAAAAGCCAAGTCAAAGAAAGAATCTGCTAACTTACGAAGAACATTTAGAGAAGGATTGGAACCATCTTCACTCATACCTGATGGAATAATGGACTTCTTGCTTCAAAATTCGCCCACGGCAAAAGTTGACTTCATAGATTGCTCAAGGAAACCTCGTAGACCGACACATTTATAA